A single genomic interval of Spirosoma linguale DSM 74 harbors:
- a CDS encoding peptidase S45 penicillin amidase (PFAM: peptidase S45 penicillin amidase~KEGG: ccs:CCNA_01180 penicillin acylase): MNRPPLLSISFLASLLIYLSGYSLQAQSFNKAEIARWQQKAKQVTITRDTWGVPHIYGKTDADVVFGLLYTQCEDDFGRVEENYITSTGRLAEVEGESAIYHDLRARLFLDSTQAIAIYKKSPLWMKSLLDAFADGTNYYLYTHPEVKPRLLTRFQPWMPLMFSEGSIGGNISVVSTERLKAFYEQRKSTSYIDYTDHYERESIGSNGFAIAPAKSATKNALLLINPHTSFYFRSEVHMVSQEKLNAYGAVTWGQFFIYQGFNENCGWMHTTSYADSMDEYLETIEKKGNTLYYKHGKDLKPVRTQNVRIPYKTAGGMQYKDFTMYFTQHGPIAGEQDGKWIAIDMMNTPLNALSQSYLRTKATGYDSFKEVMKLNGNASNNTIFADKNGTIAYWHGNFMPKRDPKFDWEEPVDGSNPETDWKGLHAVDEIVQVRNPASGWIQNCNATPFTVSGSSSPDKSKYPAYMAPDAQNYRGINAARVLSQKKVFTLDTLIAAANDPHLAAFDELLPPLLAAYQTVSTDAGNQSKDLAEAIEVLKTWDKSYGKTSIGQTLAIFWGEKIQKLARSRAAGDQRFDNLSLTAYTVSSTSPQEKVKALTDVLTDLTRDFGTWKTPWGDINRYQRLTGKVQETYDDLKPSIPVGFTSSAWGSLAAFAAKTYPGTKKRYGSVGNSFVAVVEFGKKVKARSVVTGGQSSQPGTKHFTDQAPLYCEGKFKDVLFYPEDIQKHVEKTYRPGEK; this comes from the coding sequence ATGAATCGACCACCGTTACTGTCAATTAGCTTCCTGGCTAGTCTGCTTATCTACCTGAGTGGATATTCCTTACAAGCTCAATCCTTCAACAAAGCTGAAATTGCCCGCTGGCAGCAAAAGGCCAAACAGGTGACCATCACCCGCGATACCTGGGGCGTTCCACACATCTACGGGAAAACGGATGCTGACGTGGTGTTCGGACTACTCTATACCCAGTGCGAAGATGACTTCGGGCGGGTAGAGGAAAACTATATCACCTCCACCGGGCGGCTGGCCGAAGTGGAGGGCGAATCGGCCATTTACCACGACTTGCGGGCACGGCTGTTTCTGGATTCTACGCAGGCTATTGCCATTTATAAGAAGAGCCCACTCTGGATGAAAAGCCTGCTGGACGCTTTTGCCGATGGCACCAATTACTACCTCTACACGCACCCCGAGGTGAAGCCCCGGCTTCTGACCCGTTTCCAGCCCTGGATGCCGCTCATGTTCAGCGAAGGCAGCATTGGCGGAAATATCAGTGTGGTATCGACCGAACGGCTCAAAGCGTTTTACGAGCAACGTAAGTCAACGTCATACATTGATTATACCGACCATTACGAACGCGAATCCATCGGCTCGAACGGCTTTGCTATTGCGCCCGCCAAAAGTGCCACCAAAAATGCGCTGCTGCTGATCAATCCGCATACGTCTTTCTACTTCCGCTCGGAGGTACACATGGTTAGCCAGGAGAAACTGAATGCGTACGGAGCCGTGACCTGGGGGCAGTTCTTCATCTATCAGGGCTTTAACGAAAATTGCGGCTGGATGCACACGACCAGCTACGCCGATTCGATGGATGAATACCTCGAAACCATCGAGAAAAAAGGCAACACGCTCTATTATAAACACGGCAAAGACCTAAAGCCGGTTCGTACCCAGAACGTAAGGATTCCGTATAAAACGGCTGGTGGAATGCAGTATAAGGACTTTACCATGTACTTCACGCAGCACGGCCCCATTGCCGGAGAGCAGGATGGCAAATGGATTGCCATCGACATGATGAACACGCCCCTCAACGCGCTATCGCAGTCGTATTTGCGCACGAAGGCTACCGGTTATGACAGTTTCAAGGAGGTGATGAAGCTCAACGGCAACGCATCGAACAATACTATTTTTGCCGATAAGAATGGAACCATTGCCTACTGGCACGGTAACTTCATGCCCAAACGCGACCCAAAGTTCGATTGGGAAGAACCCGTAGATGGTAGCAATCCCGAAACGGACTGGAAAGGTCTGCACGCGGTTGATGAAATTGTGCAGGTGCGCAACCCGGCCAGCGGTTGGATTCAGAATTGCAACGCTACACCGTTTACTGTCTCGGGCAGCAGCAGCCCCGACAAGAGCAAGTACCCCGCTTATATGGCTCCCGATGCCCAGAACTACCGGGGCATCAATGCCGCCCGTGTCCTGAGCCAGAAGAAGGTTTTCACCCTCGACACGTTAATTGCCGCTGCCAACGACCCGCACCTGGCCGCCTTCGACGAACTACTACCTCCTTTGCTGGCCGCTTACCAAACTGTTTCAACCGATGCTGGCAACCAGTCGAAAGATCTGGCCGAAGCTATCGAGGTACTAAAAACCTGGGATAAGTCGTACGGTAAAACGTCGATAGGGCAGACGCTGGCTATTTTCTGGGGCGAGAAAATTCAGAAGCTGGCCCGGAGCCGGGCGGCTGGTGATCAGCGATTCGATAACCTGTCGCTCACCGCCTACACCGTTAGCAGCACCTCGCCACAGGAAAAAGTAAAAGCCCTAACCGATGTCCTCACTGACCTCACCCGCGACTTTGGCACCTGGAAAACGCCCTGGGGCGACATCAACCGATACCAGCGGCTGACCGGCAAGGTTCAGGAAACGTATGACGATTTGAAGCCCAGCATTCCCGTCGGCTTCACCTCTTCGGCCTGGGGTTCGCTGGCGGCTTTTGCCGCCAAAACTTACCCCGGTACCAAAAAACGGTACGGCAGCGTGGGCAACAGTTTCGTGGCCGTAGTGGAGTTTGGCAAGAAGGTGAAAGCCCGCTCGGTCGTAACGGGTGGGCAAAGCAGCCAGCCCGGCACTAAACACTTTACTGACCAAGCCCCGCTTTACTGCGAAGGCAAGTTCAAAGACGTGCTCTTCTACCCCGAAGACATACAAAAGCACGTGGAGAAGACGTACCGTCCGGGAGAAAAGTAA
- a CDS encoding Amidase (PFAM: Amidase~KEGG: oca:OCAR_4104 peptide amidase) gives MPQRIRLIQFLQVCSFLILLVLAPQFFAQAQPKPAAKQGASFSLLETTISDIHRAYRSGSLTSEQLVNAYLERIKTYDQSTKLNSIIIINPDAITTARALDAEFKKTGKLRPLHGIPVIVKDNYNTKGLQTTGGSIALKGFAPTEDAYQVKKLREAGAIILAKSNMAEWAFTPMHSQSSILGETLNPYNLAYVPAGSSGGTAAAVAANFGAVGLGSDTGNSIRGPSSHNALVGLRTSLGLVSRYGIIPLYSRNDVGGPMCRTMEDAVRLLDLTAGYDPKDPITKNSQGKVPKTYMPFLRKDGLKGARIGVMRQLSDKNVHPEIKQLFGKALADMARAGAEIIDVTIPEFDSLRANQSCAEFRTDIENYLQTFVKRDTLKTLEDIIRIGGYSDIVRDRLTYQQTHSGRARHPEIPCGDPFTDPLRIAYRNGVEAEMNRLKVDALVYPTWNYPPALVGDAKGYKGDNSQVVAPATGQPAFTVPMGYTTGDLPAGIQFLGRIFDEPTLIRLAYAYEQATHHRMPPKRFGVIGN, from the coding sequence ATGCCACAACGAATTCGTCTTATCCAGTTTTTACAAGTCTGTTCTTTTCTCATTCTGCTGGTTTTAGCTCCTCAGTTTTTCGCTCAGGCCCAACCCAAACCGGCCGCGAAACAAGGCGCATCCTTTAGCTTACTCGAAACAACCATCAGTGATATTCACCGGGCTTACCGGTCTGGTTCGCTGACGAGTGAGCAACTGGTCAACGCTTATTTGGAGCGCATTAAGACTTATGACCAGTCCACTAAGCTCAACTCCATCATTATCATTAATCCAGACGCCATAACTACGGCGCGTGCGCTGGATGCTGAATTTAAAAAGACGGGCAAGCTGCGCCCTCTGCACGGCATTCCGGTTATTGTTAAAGACAACTACAACACGAAAGGGCTGCAAACAACGGGTGGCTCCATCGCGCTGAAAGGCTTTGCGCCGACCGAAGACGCTTATCAGGTCAAGAAACTACGCGAAGCGGGAGCGATCATTCTGGCAAAATCGAATATGGCCGAGTGGGCTTTTACGCCCATGCATTCGCAGAGTTCTATACTGGGCGAAACGCTCAATCCGTATAATCTGGCCTATGTTCCAGCTGGGTCGAGTGGGGGAACGGCGGCAGCGGTGGCCGCTAACTTCGGCGCCGTTGGACTGGGGTCCGATACGGGTAATTCCATTCGTGGGCCATCGTCGCACAATGCGCTGGTGGGGTTACGGACGTCGCTGGGGCTGGTGAGCCGGTATGGCATTATTCCCCTCTACAGCCGCAATGATGTGGGCGGCCCGATGTGCCGGACGATGGAAGATGCGGTGCGGCTTTTAGACCTTACGGCCGGATACGACCCCAAAGATCCGATCACCAAAAACAGTCAGGGAAAAGTGCCGAAGACATACATGCCGTTCTTACGGAAGGATGGCCTGAAAGGCGCCCGGATAGGCGTTATGCGTCAACTAAGCGACAAGAATGTTCACCCGGAAATCAAACAGCTCTTCGGCAAAGCATTGGCCGACATGGCCCGGGCGGGTGCCGAAATTATCGACGTAACCATTCCTGAGTTTGATTCACTGCGGGCTAACCAGTCGTGCGCTGAGTTCAGAACCGACATTGAAAATTACCTGCAAACCTTTGTAAAGCGTGATACGCTCAAAACCCTGGAGGATATTATTCGTATCGGTGGGTATTCGGATATTGTACGCGACCGACTGACGTATCAGCAAACGCACTCAGGTCGTGCTCGTCACCCCGAAATTCCCTGTGGCGATCCCTTTACCGACCCGTTGCGCATTGCTTATCGGAATGGTGTCGAAGCCGAAATGAACCGCCTTAAAGTCGATGCGCTGGTATATCCGACCTGGAACTACCCACCTGCGCTGGTTGGTGATGCGAAAGGTTATAAAGGCGATAACAGTCAGGTGGTAGCCCCGGCTACCGGTCAGCCCGCGTTCACCGTGCCCATGGGGTACACCACCGGCGATTTACCCGCTGGTATCCAGTTTCTGGGCCGTATTTTCGACGAGCCAACTCTCATTCGACTCGCCTATGCCTACGAACAGGCAACTCATCACCGAATGCCTCCCAAACGGTTTGGAGTCATCGGTAATTAG
- a CDS encoding TonB-dependent receptor (PFAM: TonB-dependent receptor; TonB-dependent receptor plug~KEGG: ccs:CCNA_00185 TonB-dependent receptor), translated as MKRILASTFLIGIFFLPLLVSAQNAPVINATVTGKVIDARTEKSLIGATVVIKGTTNGGATNQNGQFTLLTGQKLPFVVTVSYLGYQTQDVVLSSDNVEIKLEEGANQLADVVITSRRRQESAQDVPIPITVVSGVRAEDAGAFNVNRLKELVPSVQLYSSNARNTTLNIRGLGSSFGLTNDGIDPGVGFYVDGVYYARPAATSLDFIDIDQVEVLRGPQGTLFGKNTTAGAFNITTRAPSFQPGASFEVSYGNLNYIQAKASLTGPISKKLAVRASFSGTQRDGTIYNITTLKPTNTLNNLGYRAQLLYTPSDKVKITFAGDNSRQRPDGYATVVAGVVTTKRAAYRQFNNIIADLGYKLPSTNPFDRVTDTDTPWRSNNDFGGVSVNVDAKIGSGTLTATTAYRYWIWDPSNDRDFTGLPVLTKSQGNSRHTQWTQEIRYAGQFSSKLSGVFGVFFIDQDLKSDPVQTEESGSAQWRFSQSSTSALWKTPGLFDGFGTKTTSRLKTIGAAVFGQVDWAITDKWHLLPGLRFNYDKKDVDYKRETYGGLQTTDPALIALKNAIYTNQAFAFGVEDNNFSGQLTLAYRSSKRFNAYATYANSYKPVGVNLGGLPTANGAVLIDLAKVKPEYVTHYELGVKTKPTPSSTFNVTVYNTEIKDYQTQVQTAEVGVNRGYLANAEKVRVQGVEVDGNIRLNNSFSLNGAVSYTDGKYVSFKNAPVPLEETGGESAFKDISGGVLPGISKWSGSLGGEVSGNGKLLNQDGRFFLAVDGYYRSSFSSSASPSAFLNIDGYTLLNARVGFRASNGVSVLLWSRNLTNKNYFEQLLPAAGNAGQYAAVLGDPRTYGTTLRYTF; from the coding sequence ATGAAACGAATTTTAGCTTCCACTTTTTTGATCGGGATTTTCTTTCTTCCCTTACTTGTATCCGCTCAAAATGCCCCTGTCATCAATGCAACGGTAACTGGAAAAGTCATTGACGCCCGCACCGAAAAAAGCCTTATTGGCGCAACGGTGGTCATTAAAGGAACAACCAACGGAGGAGCCACCAACCAAAACGGCCAATTTACGTTGCTTACCGGCCAGAAACTGCCCTTTGTTGTGACCGTCTCTTACTTAGGTTATCAGACACAGGACGTTGTCTTAAGCAGCGATAACGTCGAAATCAAGCTTGAAGAAGGGGCCAATCAACTAGCCGATGTAGTTATTACGTCCCGGCGTCGTCAGGAGTCGGCCCAGGACGTGCCCATTCCAATTACGGTCGTCAGTGGTGTACGCGCCGAAGATGCCGGTGCTTTTAACGTAAACCGGTTGAAAGAGCTGGTACCAAGTGTGCAGCTTTACTCATCAAATGCCCGGAATACAACCTTGAACATTCGTGGGCTGGGGTCGAGTTTTGGGCTTACCAACGATGGGATTGATCCGGGCGTTGGCTTCTACGTGGATGGCGTGTATTACGCCCGGCCAGCCGCTACCTCGCTTGATTTTATCGACATCGATCAGGTTGAAGTACTTCGTGGGCCGCAGGGAACATTGTTTGGTAAGAACACGACTGCCGGTGCCTTCAACATCACAACCCGCGCCCCGAGTTTCCAGCCCGGTGCCAGCTTTGAAGTGAGCTACGGTAACCTCAATTACATTCAGGCAAAAGCCTCTCTGACCGGCCCCATCAGCAAAAAACTAGCCGTCAGGGCTTCTTTTTCGGGAACACAGCGCGATGGAACCATTTACAACATCACGACGCTGAAACCAACCAACACACTGAATAACCTGGGCTACCGGGCGCAACTGCTGTATACTCCATCCGATAAGGTTAAAATTACTTTTGCAGGCGACAACTCCCGCCAACGGCCCGACGGTTATGCCACTGTTGTTGCCGGGGTCGTAACGACAAAGCGGGCTGCTTACCGGCAGTTTAACAACATCATTGCCGACTTAGGCTACAAGCTACCGAGCACGAACCCATTCGACCGGGTTACAGATACCGATACCCCCTGGCGGTCAAACAACGATTTCGGTGGTGTTTCAGTGAATGTCGACGCTAAAATCGGTAGTGGTACCCTGACGGCAACAACAGCTTACCGGTATTGGATATGGGACCCCTCCAACGACCGGGATTTTACCGGCCTACCGGTGCTAACCAAATCGCAGGGTAACTCGCGGCATACCCAATGGACGCAGGAGATTCGGTACGCGGGTCAGTTTTCGTCAAAACTTAGTGGCGTTTTCGGTGTCTTCTTCATTGATCAGGACCTGAAATCAGATCCGGTTCAGACAGAAGAATCCGGTTCAGCGCAATGGCGGTTCTCACAGAGTTCGACCAGCGCCCTTTGGAAAACCCCCGGTTTGTTCGATGGCTTTGGTACCAAAACAACCTCACGGCTCAAGACCATCGGCGCAGCTGTATTTGGCCAGGTCGATTGGGCCATTACCGACAAATGGCACTTGCTACCAGGACTCCGTTTCAATTATGACAAAAAGGATGTCGACTACAAACGCGAAACGTACGGCGGTCTGCAAACCACCGACCCCGCTTTGATTGCCCTCAAAAACGCTATCTATACCAATCAGGCATTCGCTTTTGGCGTTGAGGATAACAACTTTTCAGGTCAGCTGACACTTGCATACCGTTCCAGTAAGCGATTTAACGCTTACGCTACCTATGCAAACAGCTATAAGCCGGTTGGCGTAAATCTGGGCGGATTACCAACGGCAAACGGGGCAGTCCTGATTGATTTAGCGAAAGTGAAGCCGGAGTATGTGACCCATTACGAACTGGGGGTAAAAACTAAACCGACACCGAGTTCAACCTTTAATGTAACAGTTTACAATACCGAGATCAAGGACTACCAGACGCAGGTTCAAACGGCCGAAGTTGGCGTAAACCGTGGGTATTTAGCCAATGCCGAGAAAGTTCGGGTGCAGGGTGTCGAAGTTGATGGAAATATCCGGCTCAATAATAGTTTTTCTCTGAACGGAGCCGTCTCCTACACCGATGGCAAATATGTGTCGTTCAAGAATGCTCCCGTCCCGCTGGAAGAGACAGGTGGTGAGTCAGCGTTCAAAGATATTTCGGGTGGTGTCCTTCCCGGCATCTCCAAGTGGTCTGGCTCGCTGGGTGGCGAAGTATCCGGTAACGGTAAGCTGTTAAATCAAGATGGCCGATTCTTCCTCGCCGTCGATGGATATTATCGTTCGTCGTTCTCATCGAGCGCATCGCCCTCGGCTTTCCTGAACATCGACGGTTACACGTTGCTCAATGCCCGAGTTGGCTTTCGTGCCTCCAATGGGGTGTCGGTTCTGCTATGGTCCCGGAATCTGACGAACAAAAATTATTTCGAACAACTGTTGCCAGCCGCTGGTAATGCAGGTCAGTACGCGGCAGTACTTGGCGATCCCCGAACCTACGGCACTACGTTACGGTATACTTTTTAA
- a CDS encoding TonB-dependent receptor (PFAM: TonB-dependent receptor; TonB-dependent receptor plug~KEGG: mxa:MXAN_6044 TonB-dependent receptor): MRHLFLLSFLWLLGPVSSWAQTNLAGLVTDEKNQPLAGVTIIIRGTNTGTITQANGQFSLQTNESLPLTITASFIGYKRQDVVVRGNNFRTISIRLGEEAILTDEVVVSASRVPEDIQKAAVTVEKLGARQFQQSPATSPFDALQNVKGVDLLTQSLTFKSVNLRGFGANNNNRFLQLTDGMDNRSPGLGFGFGNVAGVSDLDVESIELIPGASSALYGPDALQGLMLTTSKNPFTYQGLSVQLKVGANNFGKGSFGPKGYGDIAVRYAKQLGARFAVKINFQRLSGTDFIADDYSDRSTRARANFFTTDPSRGGLATGIGFVPNNDPNTNFQYDGVNIYGDDINAGGAYSFPANYANVLLQNKLATRTGYTELDVLGNNGKVFNNRANVSLHYKLPGNMEASLGWYYGNGNFIRTAGFREYFPDYQRHQIKAELRGDNFFVRAYTTQQQAEGWNIGQTATAINNSWKSLGQWAAEFGQAYVENKVSVGEARNTADRGRYLPGSDRFNLVRDAFANTYNTDTVPGYKGARGTRFRDNSAMWHYEGMYNLTKALNSIAEVIAGGSLRHYGLNTGGTAVTLKADGSEYTINEYGAYVQAAKELKVGTLVTVKPTVAIRYDKNQYFKGGFTPRASAVVSVGPHNFRGSWQSAFRNPSPGQLFAVPAAGRGGDVGGAQLAAESAGLFTNPAYLDSDVKDYTAGRLSEAQLRTRAYNPANFTTEKIKTWEVGYKTLIQNRLYVDAFYFHSKYTDFIAAQSFYQPSNGQIADFASNAYRTLQINFNNFNEIFVNGWGIGSEYGLGRGFTISGNYAYQVGTVTLRDAQGNVINDNAGSPIVKRKMSNPEVSQKGRNFFISPENRYNLTLSNSRLTDRLGATITYRWTDRMWVEQGTTAGDIWLPSWTSLDAQVSYKVPTFKSVVKLGGTNLLNQYYAQGYGLARIGGLYYLSITFDELMRQM, translated from the coding sequence ATGAGACACCTCTTTTTACTTTCATTTTTATGGTTACTTGGCCCTGTTTCATCCTGGGCACAGACGAATCTGGCAGGTCTTGTTACCGATGAAAAGAATCAGCCTCTGGCGGGTGTAACAATTATCATCCGGGGTACCAATACCGGCACTATTACACAGGCCAACGGGCAGTTTTCGCTTCAAACCAACGAATCACTCCCGCTAACGATAACAGCTTCCTTTATCGGCTACAAACGTCAGGATGTGGTTGTCCGGGGCAACAACTTTCGAACTATTTCTATTCGTCTTGGCGAAGAGGCAATCTTGACGGATGAGGTAGTTGTATCGGCGAGCCGTGTACCGGAGGATATTCAAAAAGCGGCCGTAACCGTTGAGAAGTTGGGCGCAAGGCAGTTTCAGCAGTCACCGGCAACGAGTCCGTTCGATGCGCTGCAAAATGTGAAAGGCGTCGATTTGCTCACCCAAAGTCTAACCTTCAAGTCCGTTAACCTGAGGGGCTTTGGAGCCAATAACAATAACCGTTTTCTGCAATTGACCGATGGGATGGATAACCGCTCGCCGGGTCTGGGCTTTGGCTTTGGTAACGTAGCTGGCGTTTCTGATCTGGATGTTGAAAGTATTGAACTGATTCCGGGTGCATCGTCGGCCTTATACGGACCTGATGCCCTTCAGGGATTAATGCTGACAACCAGCAAGAACCCTTTTACCTATCAGGGCTTGAGCGTTCAGTTAAAAGTAGGGGCTAATAACTTCGGCAAAGGAAGCTTCGGGCCAAAAGGCTACGGTGATATTGCCGTACGATATGCGAAACAACTGGGTGCCCGGTTTGCCGTGAAAATCAATTTCCAGCGGCTTAGCGGTACGGATTTCATTGCCGACGACTACAGCGACCGATCTACTCGCGCCCGTGCTAATTTCTTCACGACTGATCCATCACGGGGCGGTCTGGCTACCGGCATTGGGTTTGTCCCCAACAACGACCCAAATACAAATTTTCAATACGACGGAGTCAACATATACGGTGATGACATCAATGCTGGCGGAGCTTACAGCTTCCCGGCCAATTATGCGAACGTATTACTGCAAAACAAACTGGCAACGCGCACCGGCTACACCGAACTGGATGTGCTGGGCAATAATGGTAAGGTCTTTAACAACCGGGCTAATGTATCCCTGCATTACAAACTACCCGGTAACATGGAAGCCTCGTTGGGCTGGTATTATGGTAATGGTAACTTCATTCGTACAGCAGGTTTTCGGGAGTATTTTCCGGATTATCAGCGGCACCAGATCAAAGCCGAATTGCGGGGCGATAACTTCTTTGTACGGGCATATACGACTCAACAACAGGCTGAAGGCTGGAATATTGGCCAGACAGCTACCGCCATCAACAACAGCTGGAAATCGCTGGGACAATGGGCTGCTGAATTCGGGCAGGCTTACGTAGAGAACAAAGTCAGTGTAGGCGAAGCGCGCAACACAGCCGACCGGGGCCGCTACCTGCCCGGCTCTGACCGATTCAACCTTGTTCGCGATGCATTTGCCAATACGTACAATACTGATACTGTGCCAGGCTACAAAGGCGCAAGAGGAACCCGGTTCCGCGATAATTCTGCGATGTGGCATTATGAGGGAATGTATAACTTGACGAAAGCCCTGAATAGCATAGCCGAAGTAATTGCAGGCGGCAGCCTTCGTCACTATGGATTGAATACAGGCGGCACCGCCGTTACGTTAAAAGCCGATGGTTCGGAATATACCATTAACGAATACGGAGCGTATGTTCAGGCGGCTAAAGAGCTAAAGGTTGGTACCCTGGTAACCGTTAAACCAACCGTCGCCATTCGGTACGACAAGAACCAGTACTTTAAAGGTGGATTCACTCCCCGTGCATCAGCCGTGGTGAGCGTTGGCCCTCATAACTTCCGGGGTTCCTGGCAATCGGCCTTCCGGAATCCATCTCCCGGACAGTTATTCGCTGTTCCGGCCGCCGGTCGAGGGGGCGATGTGGGCGGTGCGCAACTGGCAGCCGAGTCGGCAGGACTATTTACAAACCCGGCTTATCTAGACAGCGATGTTAAGGATTATACAGCCGGTCGGCTTTCCGAAGCGCAGTTACGGACTCGTGCCTACAACCCGGCTAACTTCACCACGGAGAAGATAAAGACTTGGGAGGTAGGCTATAAAACGCTGATACAAAACAGGCTTTATGTCGACGCCTTCTACTTCCACAGCAAATACACGGATTTCATTGCCGCTCAGAGCTTTTACCAACCCAGCAACGGGCAGATTGCTGACTTCGCGTCGAATGCCTATCGGACGCTGCAAATCAACTTTAATAACTTCAACGAGATCTTCGTAAATGGCTGGGGTATTGGGTCAGAGTATGGTCTTGGCCGGGGCTTTACCATCAGTGGAAATTACGCTTATCAGGTCGGCACCGTCACACTGCGTGACGCACAGGGAAACGTGATTAATGACAATGCAGGAAGCCCGATTGTAAAGCGAAAAATGAGCAATCCCGAAGTATCGCAGAAGGGCCGTAACTTCTTTATCTCGCCCGAAAACCGGTATAACCTTACGCTGAGCAACTCACGCCTGACAGATCGGCTGGGAGCCACAATCACCTATCGCTGGACCGACAGAATGTGGGTTGAGCAGGGCACAACGGCTGGCGACATCTGGCTTCCCTCCTGGACAAGTCTAGACGCTCAGGTTTCGTACAAAGTGCCAACCTTCAAATCAGTGGTGAAACTCGGGGGTACCAACCTTCTGAATCAATACTACGCGCAGGGATACGGGCTGGCCCGTATAGGTGGTTTGTACTATTTAAGCATTACGTTTGATGAATTGATGCGGCAAATGTAG